A DNA window from Kitasatospora atroaurantiaca contains the following coding sequences:
- a CDS encoding polysaccharide deacetylase family protein, with product MNPAIRARLAGWYARCDAWEGADSVLRRSPAQAWFHRRSGDRLAVLGYHGVEDATAFEAHLDRLQRSSVPVSLQQVEEAAHGGRPLPPYSVLVTFDDGDRSVHSHALPLLAARGIPAVCFVIPGLVGTDSPFWWDEVEHLVRHGGRTHRVPPAAPEITVHTVKLLSERERQLALAELRESAAVPAPRRHQLTTPELRELEAGGVVIGNHTLTHPCLDRCDDEQVRTEVLQAHERLTQLLGHPPTSFAYPNGNTDDRAHRLLARAGYRSGFLYNHRLASPGARHPLRIDRLAVSTRTSPDRLETILSGLHPALFRAARRAARTVARAGQLVSSRS from the coding sequence GTGAACCCGGCCATCAGGGCGAGGCTGGCCGGGTGGTACGCGCGCTGTGACGCCTGGGAGGGCGCCGACTCGGTGCTGCGCCGATCCCCCGCCCAGGCCTGGTTCCACCGCCGGTCCGGCGACCGGCTCGCGGTCCTCGGCTACCACGGGGTCGAGGACGCGACGGCGTTCGAGGCTCACCTCGACCGCCTGCAGCGGTCCTCGGTCCCCGTCTCGCTGCAGCAGGTCGAGGAGGCGGCGCACGGCGGCCGCCCGCTGCCGCCGTACAGCGTGCTCGTCACCTTCGACGACGGAGACCGCAGCGTGCACTCCCACGCTCTCCCGCTGTTGGCGGCCCGCGGCATTCCGGCGGTCTGCTTCGTGATTCCCGGGCTCGTCGGCACCGACTCGCCGTTCTGGTGGGACGAGGTCGAGCATCTTGTGCGCCACGGCGGCCGCACTCACCGGGTTCCCCCCGCCGCGCCCGAGATCACCGTCCATACCGTCAAGCTGCTCTCCGAACGCGAACGGCAGCTCGCCCTGGCCGAGTTGAGGGAGAGCGCCGCCGTTCCCGCCCCGCGGAGGCATCAGCTCACCACCCCGGAGCTGCGGGAGCTAGAGGCGGGTGGTGTCGTCATCGGCAACCACACCCTGACCCACCCATGCCTGGACCGCTGCGACGACGAGCAGGTCAGGACCGAGGTTCTGCAGGCCCACGAGCGGCTGACCCAGCTGCTCGGCCATCCGCCGACGTCCTTCGCCTATCCCAACGGCAATACCGACGACCGGGCCCACCGCCTCCTCGCGCGGGCAGGCTACCGCTCCGGCTTCCTCTACAACCACCGACTGGCCTCGCCGGGCGCCCGGCATCCGCTGCGGATCGACCGGCTGGCGGTGTCCACCCGCACGAGCCCCGACCGGCTGGAGACCATTCTCTCCGGCCTGCACCCGGCCCTGTTCAGGGCCGCGCGCCGGGCGGCCAGGACCGTCGCGCGAGCGGGTCAGCTGGTCAGCAGCCGGTCATGA
- a CDS encoding NAD(P)H-dependent flavin oxidoreductase, with protein sequence MSTRSAGRLSALLGLDHPVVQGPFGGGLSSVALAAAVSEAGGLGSYGAHHLAAEAIPGLVKELRAATGRSFAVNLWVPLPGEAELRPGQDELAGHLERLRPAYEELGLELPEPTAFTDRPDFDDQLDALLEAAPPAISFVMGIPPRRVFTEARRREIVLIGTATTVAEAEALEAAGFDVVVASGSDAGGHRGAFLKPVHESLVGTFALVPQVADAVSVPVVAAGGIADGRGIAAALLLGAEAVQIGTAFLATEESGATEPHRQALLGPEARTTVLTRLFSGRHARGIPNRFVREYAEFEDQVPPYPVQNALMQPTRAAAAAQGRADHLNLWSGQAAPLALGGPAHVYLDTVLTEAGLLLGRRL encoded by the coding sequence ATGAGCACACGTTCCGCAGGCCGGTTAAGCGCACTGCTGGGCCTCGACCACCCCGTCGTGCAGGGGCCGTTCGGCGGCGGCCTCTCCTCCGTGGCCCTTGCCGCCGCCGTCTCGGAGGCCGGCGGGCTCGGCTCGTACGGCGCACACCACCTCGCCGCCGAGGCCATTCCGGGGCTGGTCAAGGAGCTCCGCGCCGCCACCGGCCGGTCTTTCGCCGTGAACCTCTGGGTGCCGCTGCCCGGCGAGGCCGAACTCCGCCCCGGTCAGGACGAGTTGGCCGGCCACCTGGAACGGCTTCGGCCCGCGTACGAGGAGCTCGGCCTTGAGCTGCCCGAACCCACGGCCTTCACCGACCGGCCCGACTTCGACGATCAGCTCGACGCGCTGCTCGAGGCCGCTCCCCCGGCGATCAGCTTCGTGATGGGCATTCCGCCCCGCCGGGTGTTCACCGAGGCCCGCCGACGCGAGATCGTCCTGATCGGGACCGCGACCACGGTCGCCGAGGCCGAGGCCCTGGAGGCCGCCGGATTCGACGTCGTGGTGGCCTCCGGCAGCGACGCCGGCGGACATCGGGGTGCCTTCCTGAAGCCCGTACACGAATCGCTGGTCGGCACCTTCGCCCTGGTGCCGCAGGTGGCCGACGCGGTCTCCGTGCCGGTCGTCGCCGCGGGCGGGATCGCCGACGGGCGCGGCATCGCGGCCGCCCTGCTGCTCGGGGCGGAGGCCGTGCAGATCGGCACGGCCTTCCTGGCCACCGAGGAGTCCGGCGCCACCGAGCCCCACAGGCAGGCCCTGCTGGGGCCGGAGGCCCGGACCACCGTCCTGACCAGGCTGTTCTCCGGGCGGCATGCCCGAGGTATTCCGAACCGCTTCGTTCGCGAGTACGCGGAGTTCGAGGACCAGGTGCCGCCGTACCCCGTCCAGAACGCCCTGATGCAACCGACCCGAGCGGCCGCGGCCGCCCAGGGACGGGCGGACCACCTCAATCTGTGGTCCGGGCAGGCCGCTCCGCTCGCCCTCGGCGGACCGGCCCACGTGTACCTGGACACGGTACTGACCGAGGCCGGGCTGCTGCTCGGGCGGCGGCTCTGA
- a CDS encoding low molecular weight phosphatase family protein, which produces MTGFGVLFVCTGNMYRSPIAERLLPVHLGEAGIGFRIGSAGTQARPGAPMSPRTVDLVEELGGEAGEFAARRLSAELVASADLVLGLAREHREAAVRLHPVALRRCFTLEEFVRLAGTEDLDGGPRAAVARAAASRGRAPAVAAEADDIEDPDGRPLEDLRACAVRIDRALRRAAAALTARHDRLLTS; this is translated from the coding sequence GTGACCGGATTCGGGGTGCTGTTCGTCTGCACCGGGAACATGTACCGCTCGCCGATCGCCGAGCGGCTGCTCCCGGTGCACCTGGGCGAGGCCGGTATCGGCTTCCGGATCGGCAGCGCGGGGACACAGGCGCGTCCGGGGGCTCCGATGAGCCCCCGGACGGTGGACCTGGTGGAGGAACTGGGCGGCGAAGCAGGCGAGTTCGCGGCCAGGCGGCTGAGCGCCGAGCTGGTCGCCTCGGCGGACCTGGTGCTGGGGCTCGCCCGCGAACACCGTGAGGCCGCCGTGCGGCTGCACCCGGTGGCGCTGCGGCGCTGCTTCACGCTGGAGGAGTTCGTCCGCCTCGCGGGCACCGAGGACCTCGACGGCGGCCCCCGCGCCGCGGTGGCGCGAGCCGCCGCCTCACGCGGCAGGGCCCCGGCGGTGGCGGCGGAGGCCGACGACATCGAGGACCCGGACGGCCGGCCGCTGGAGGATCTGCGCGCCTGTGCCGTACGGATCGACCGGGCGCTGCGCCGGGCGGCGGCAGCGCTGACGGCCCGTCATGACCGGCTGCTGACCAGCTGA
- a CDS encoding YkvA family protein codes for MTKPVPAERPGRRLRGLDRAAVSRSAWGLYRETRRPGAPGLGARVVALPRLLRDVLRHRYPGVKRGKLAALLVLAMLYVLSPIDAVPDVIPVLGWTDDTAVLLWFLTGLTRESGRYVQWSRAEAEADPGR; via the coding sequence ATGACCAAGCCCGTACCCGCCGAGCGGCCCGGACGCCGCCTGCGCGGACTCGACCGGGCCGCCGTCAGCAGGTCCGCGTGGGGTCTCTACCGCGAGACCCGCCGCCCCGGCGCGCCCGGCCTCGGCGCCAGGGTGGTCGCGCTGCCCCGCCTGCTGCGCGACGTCCTGCGCCACCGGTACCCCGGCGTGAAGCGAGGGAAGCTGGCCGCCCTGCTGGTGCTGGCCATGCTCTACGTGCTCAGCCCGATCGACGCCGTCCCGGACGTCATCCCCGTCCTCGGCTGGACGGACGACACTGCGGTGCTGCTGTGGTTCCTGACCGGCCTCACCCGGGAGTCCGGCCGCTACGTCCAGTGGTCACGCGCCGAGGCCGAGGCCGACCCGGGGCGCTGA
- a CDS encoding HNH endonuclease family protein: protein MPEIRLFRRAAAGLGATLLAAGALLTSAGTAQAALPTPVSTATAKTYLASLTVAAESHTSTYDRTLFPTWITISGTCNTRETVIKRDGTNVVVNSACTATSGSWYSQYDSVTTTDASTFDIDHLVPLAEAWRSGAWAWTTDQRKAFANDVTRPQLIAVSASSNRSKGDQDPADWLPQASYQCTYTRAWVQVKYYYGLSVDSTEKAALTSLLNGC from the coding sequence ATGCCCGAGATACGTCTGTTCCGCCGTGCCGCCGCCGGTCTCGGCGCCACCCTGCTCGCCGCCGGCGCCCTGCTGACCAGCGCAGGCACCGCCCAGGCGGCCCTGCCGACCCCGGTCTCCACCGCCACCGCGAAGACCTACCTGGCCTCCCTCACCGTCGCGGCCGAGTCGCACACCTCCACCTACGACCGGACGCTGTTCCCCACCTGGATCACCATCTCCGGCACCTGCAACACCCGCGAGACGGTCATCAAGCGCGACGGCACCAACGTGGTCGTCAATTCCGCCTGCACGGCCACCAGCGGCAGTTGGTACTCCCAGTACGACAGCGTGACCACGACCGACGCCTCCACCTTCGACATCGACCACCTCGTCCCGCTCGCCGAGGCCTGGCGCTCGGGCGCCTGGGCGTGGACGACCGACCAGCGCAAGGCCTTCGCCAACGACGTGACCCGGCCGCAGCTGATCGCGGTCTCCGCGAGCTCCAACCGTTCCAAGGGCGACCAGGACCCGGCCGACTGGCTGCCGCAGGCCTCGTACCAGTGCACCTACACGCGCGCCTGGGTGCAGGTGAAGTACTACTACGGCCTGAGCGTGGACAGCACGGAGAAGGCCGCGCTCACCTCGCTGCTCAACGGCTGCTGA
- a CDS encoding CmcI family methyltransferase, producing MQHNPLTRRIAASPLAPLATFPIRLADVTRHNAQSVKKSAAWLVRSREHVHYTYDLEPHNLEHLAWFVATVTGSRVDAVRGYLAEAQEDAELRRVLGAGLARSDRRATTDPVIRYGRRIGWYAMVRALKPRFVVETGTNRGMGSVVIAAALLRNGTGRLATADIDDRSGELIIPPYDKVVDHVVSDSLEFLAGPAVRQDPIDLLFADTGHTAEHERAELAAATPLLSPGAVVLATKAYCWPELSRWAEEQGREFLFFNEQPRDHWYPGVGIGASFPALVRA from the coding sequence ATGCAGCACAATCCGCTGACCCGGCGAATTGCCGCCAGTCCGCTCGCTCCCCTTGCCACCTTCCCCATCCGCCTCGCGGACGTGACCCGGCACAATGCCCAGTCGGTGAAGAAGTCCGCCGCCTGGCTGGTCCGCTCAAGGGAGCACGTCCACTACACCTACGACCTCGAACCGCACAATCTCGAACACCTGGCTTGGTTCGTCGCGACCGTGACGGGAAGCAGGGTGGACGCCGTCCGCGGCTATCTGGCCGAGGCCCAGGAGGACGCCGAGCTGCGCCGGGTCCTCGGCGCCGGACTGGCCCGCAGCGACCGCCGTGCCACCACCGACCCGGTCATCCGCTACGGCCGGCGGATCGGCTGGTACGCCATGGTGCGTGCGCTCAAGCCCCGGTTCGTGGTCGAGACCGGCACCAACCGCGGCATGGGCAGCGTGGTGATCGCCGCCGCCCTGCTGCGGAACGGGACCGGCCGGCTGGCGACGGCGGACATCGACGACCGGTCGGGCGAGCTGATCATTCCTCCGTACGACAAGGTGGTCGACCACGTGGTGAGCGACTCGCTGGAGTTCCTGGCCGGCCCGGCCGTCCGCCAGGATCCGATCGATCTCCTCTTCGCGGACACCGGCCACACCGCGGAGCACGAGCGTGCCGAACTCGCCGCCGCCACACCTCTGCTGTCCCCGGGCGCGGTGGTACTGGCCACCAAGGCCTACTGCTGGCCCGAGCTGTCCCGCTGGGCCGAGGAGCAGGGGCGGGAATTCCTGTTCTTCAACGAGCAGCCGCGCGACCACTGGTACCCGGGGGTCGGCATCGGCGCATCCTTCCCCGCCCTGGTCCGGGCGTGA
- a CDS encoding polysaccharide biosynthesis tyrosine autokinase, translated as MGESPPVLGGRPRLLPITVAAFWILVGGSLGRFGLNGPATVLVFLATAIVLPCAAVRRPGEGRTGGAGTPRLLRVPLPMPLWAFAGLATVSAVQQRTEAGVQNALVYLTFVAVMAIAAAWTSPGSAMLLLRWVRAAAVVAAVGYLLSVALDGPGNSSLYPKRIFGEVVWIGMVAAVPLAGRSRWGYAAPLLLITADVLSLSRTSAVVCALLFLGVVAKGRSRGELRRLVVLASVVVGGTYVLMTRFQPLRDRFTQNDSRTVAGLQIGTSGRSDLWAVTWDSIKESPWLGHGIGSVERLLAALDATETLGHPHNDYLRLWNDLGLVGLALWVAAILLLGRDAYRRRRAATDSADWAIHQAALLALIGLSLNVVTSNLLVYVFVMVPVAVVVGTSIGQARVTDGDVSPARPQVSRGAAELKNAQKCLNSPKATYHALVPRSGHLGCHDRNNPKGFTLDLRGFLRVLTRRWVSITMLTVAGLGAGLAVTEVSTPQYEARSQIFVSTRATSDIAELNQGSAFSQARVQSYADIVSSARIVAPVINRLGLDMTPDQLAKRINAGVKPNTVLIDIAVTDTDAVRAAKIANTVADEAGVQIVSLETPPGQSAPVHIGTTRSASAPTAPLSPRPLLNAAAGLFAGLIAGVALAVLRDILDTTLRTSHALAEATGLPVLGAVPYDKDAQDSPLAVGPGAHSARAEAFRLVRTNLQFAQVDRSPRVIVVTSPLPGEGKTNTAANLALSLTEAGRSVCLVDADLRSPSVAKTFGLVQDAGLTTVLIGTATVDEVLQQGGEGKLSVLTSGPIPPNPAEILTSDRMRQVLEGLAEAFDVVVVDSAPLMPVADTVGLAPLVDGAVLVVRAGHTPSERAQAAVAALRSVGAPVLGAVLSMAKLHNEGYGYGYGYGYGETAGASEIALTPSQKSGEDSELATQLGLTK; from the coding sequence ATGGGTGAATCGCCACCGGTGCTGGGTGGGCGACCACGCCTGCTGCCGATCACCGTGGCGGCTTTCTGGATCCTTGTCGGCGGGAGCCTCGGCCGATTCGGGTTGAACGGCCCCGCCACCGTTCTGGTCTTCCTGGCCACGGCCATCGTGCTGCCGTGCGCCGCGGTCCGCAGGCCCGGCGAGGGCAGGACCGGTGGGGCGGGTACTCCCAGACTGCTGCGGGTGCCGCTGCCGATGCCCCTGTGGGCCTTCGCCGGCCTTGCCACCGTGTCGGCGGTCCAGCAGCGGACCGAAGCCGGGGTCCAGAACGCCCTGGTGTACCTGACCTTCGTCGCCGTGATGGCCATCGCCGCCGCCTGGACCTCACCGGGGTCGGCGATGCTGCTGCTGAGGTGGGTGCGCGCGGCCGCCGTGGTGGCGGCTGTCGGCTACCTGCTGTCGGTCGCGCTGGACGGTCCGGGAAACAGCAGCCTGTACCCCAAGCGGATTTTCGGTGAGGTCGTGTGGATCGGCATGGTCGCCGCCGTGCCGCTCGCCGGACGCTCACGATGGGGCTACGCGGCCCCCTTGTTGCTGATCACGGCCGATGTCCTGAGCCTGTCCCGCACCTCCGCCGTGGTATGTGCTCTGCTCTTCCTGGGGGTCGTCGCCAAGGGCCGCAGCCGCGGTGAACTCCGCCGCCTCGTCGTGCTGGCCTCGGTGGTCGTGGGCGGAACGTATGTGCTGATGACTCGGTTCCAGCCGCTACGGGACCGCTTCACCCAGAACGACAGCCGGACGGTCGCCGGGCTGCAGATCGGCACCTCGGGACGCTCGGACCTGTGGGCGGTGACCTGGGACTCCATCAAGGAGTCACCGTGGTTGGGCCATGGCATCGGAAGCGTGGAGCGCCTGCTGGCCGCCCTGGACGCCACGGAGACCCTGGGGCATCCCCACAACGACTACCTGAGACTGTGGAACGACCTCGGGCTGGTCGGTCTCGCCCTGTGGGTGGCGGCGATCCTCCTTCTCGGGCGCGACGCGTACCGCCGCCGCAGGGCCGCCACGGACAGCGCCGACTGGGCGATCCACCAGGCCGCACTGCTCGCCCTGATCGGGTTGAGCCTCAACGTGGTCACGTCCAACCTGCTGGTCTACGTCTTCGTGATGGTCCCGGTCGCGGTGGTCGTCGGCACCAGCATCGGTCAAGCCCGTGTGACTGATGGGGACGTCTCACCCGCTCGGCCTCAAGTGAGTCGCGGGGCTGCTGAGCTGAAGAATGCTCAAAAGTGCCTAAACTCGCCAAAAGCGACATATCACGCCCTGGTGCCGAGATCGGGGCACCTCGGATGCCACGATCGGAACAACCCGAAGGGGTTCACGTTGGATCTGCGCGGTTTTCTCAGGGTTCTCACCCGACGGTGGGTGTCCATCACCATGTTGACCGTGGCGGGCCTCGGCGCCGGGCTCGCTGTCACCGAGGTCTCCACTCCGCAGTACGAGGCGCGCAGTCAGATCTTCGTCTCCACCCGGGCCACCTCGGACATCGCGGAGCTGAACCAGGGGAGTGCCTTCTCCCAGGCGCGAGTGCAGTCCTACGCCGACATCGTGTCGAGCGCCCGCATCGTGGCGCCCGTCATCAACCGGCTCGGGCTCGACATGACACCGGATCAGTTGGCGAAGCGGATCAATGCCGGAGTCAAGCCCAACACCGTACTCATCGACATCGCGGTCACCGACACCGACGCCGTGCGCGCAGCGAAGATCGCCAACACCGTCGCCGACGAGGCCGGTGTGCAGATCGTCAGTCTGGAGACTCCGCCCGGGCAGTCGGCGCCGGTCCACATCGGCACCACGCGCAGCGCCTCGGCCCCGACCGCACCGCTGTCCCCGAGGCCGCTGCTGAACGCCGCGGCGGGGTTGTTCGCCGGGCTCATCGCCGGTGTCGCGCTCGCCGTGCTGCGCGACATCCTCGACACCACCTTGCGCACCAGCCACGCGCTGGCCGAGGCCACCGGGCTGCCGGTACTCGGGGCGGTGCCGTACGACAAGGACGCCCAGGACAGCCCGCTCGCCGTCGGCCCCGGCGCGCACAGCGCACGCGCAGAGGCGTTCCGGCTGGTCCGTACGAACCTGCAGTTCGCCCAGGTGGACCGCAGTCCGCGGGTGATCGTGGTGACCAGCCCGCTCCCCGGAGAGGGGAAGACCAACACCGCGGCGAATCTGGCGCTCTCCCTGACCGAGGCCGGCCGCAGCGTCTGCCTGGTCGACGCCGATCTGCGCAGCCCGAGTGTCGCCAAGACCTTCGGGCTCGTGCAGGACGCGGGACTGACCACCGTGCTGATCGGCACCGCGACGGTCGACGAGGTGCTGCAGCAGGGCGGTGAGGGCAAGCTGAGCGTGCTCACTTCGGGGCCCATCCCGCCCAACCCGGCGGAGATTCTGACCTCCGACCGGATGAGGCAGGTCCTGGAGGGCCTCGCCGAGGCCTTCGACGTCGTCGTCGTGGACAGCGCACCGCTGATGCCCGTGGCCGACACCGTGGGTCTGGCCCCGCTGGTGGACGGCGCCGTCCTGGTGGTGCGGGCCGGGCACACCCCGAGCGAGCGGGCGCAGGCGGCGGTCGCCGCCCTGCGCTCGGTGGGCGCGCCGGTACTCGGCGCCGTGCTGAGCATGGCCAAGCTGCACAACGAGGGCTACGGCTACGGCTACGGGTACGGCTACGGCGAGACGGCCGGAGCCTCGGAGATCGCACTGACGCCGTCCCAGAAGTCGGGCGAGGACAGCGAACTCGCCACCCAGCTCGGACTCACCAAGTGA
- a CDS encoding amino acid adenylation domain-containing protein: MSSEIESIAEAKAIHQLFGEQAHRAPEAPAVVCGEARLTYGELDAGASRLARHLAELGLGRGGLAAVALGRGPELLTAVLAVLKTGAAYVPLEPSGPDMTIRHILSEADPLVVITQEVHRVRLADATGRAVLCLDTAAEAIAAQPSGPGPLGVEVQPTDLACVFYTSGSTGKPKGALIEHRNLLHAYRGWQSVYQLSPADRFLQTATLEFDVFSADWIRALCTGGTLVMAERNFTLDHTAEVSELHDLVLREGITVMETNVHTLRRLFAHIQPRGLELGTVRLLSVGAEKWYLDEQLRLQRYLGPGVRHINVYGVAEATVDSTYFDTTTLADAPEHAERISLIGQPFPGTRVHLLDQAGRPVPTGEPGEICLAGPGLGRGYLHRPELTAERFRPTEVDEDGRIYRTGDIGRLRPDGLLEYIGRSSPAGPPDAKEVAAMAEVEAVLRGHPSVQESAVAKVETAPGRTRLVAYAVAAEGGTADPWTLRSYLSEQLPESLVPEAVVPLQALPRTRAGKLDRPGLPLPAPRGHGESFSGKAARPGGAEAGGYRAGSGGSEVPRGTLWAVLTITFGVLASALTEVFWRGSTEVSAVPSPWAGLLRLLYICEWLSFGAGMAFLFLGRRILDRHARPTGLTSRTLLAVAWLLGAWWPQDNWYRVSRHADWPRQVALVYGFNVTLIIAAVVVVRFLAWQPPRSAVTEG; this comes from the coding sequence ATGAGCAGCGAGATCGAATCGATCGCCGAGGCGAAGGCCATCCATCAGCTCTTCGGGGAGCAGGCGCACCGAGCGCCCGAGGCACCGGCCGTGGTGTGCGGCGAGGCCCGCCTCACGTACGGCGAACTCGACGCCGGGGCCAGCCGATTGGCCCGCCATCTCGCCGAGCTCGGGCTGGGCCGGGGCGGGCTGGCGGCGGTCGCCCTCGGACGGGGCCCGGAGCTGCTGACGGCCGTGCTCGCGGTCCTCAAGACGGGTGCCGCGTACGTACCGCTGGAGCCGAGCGGTCCCGATATGACCATCCGTCATATTCTCTCGGAGGCCGACCCGCTGGTGGTCATTACCCAGGAGGTCCACCGGGTCAGGCTGGCCGACGCCACCGGGCGCGCCGTGCTCTGTCTGGACACGGCCGCCGAGGCGATCGCCGCGCAGCCGTCCGGTCCGGGCCCGCTCGGCGTCGAGGTCCAACCGACCGACCTCGCCTGCGTCTTCTACACCTCGGGGTCGACGGGCAAGCCCAAGGGCGCGCTGATCGAGCACCGCAATCTGCTGCACGCGTACCGGGGTTGGCAGTCCGTCTACCAGCTCTCCCCCGCCGACCGCTTCCTGCAGACGGCGACGCTGGAATTCGACGTCTTCTCCGCCGACTGGATCCGCGCCCTGTGCACCGGCGGCACGCTGGTGATGGCAGAGCGGAACTTCACCCTGGACCACACGGCCGAGGTCTCCGAGCTGCACGATCTGGTGCTCCGCGAGGGCATCACGGTGATGGAGACCAACGTCCACACGCTGCGCCGGCTGTTCGCCCATATCCAGCCGCGCGGGCTGGAGTTGGGCACCGTCCGACTGCTGTCGGTGGGCGCCGAGAAGTGGTACCTCGACGAGCAGTTGCGACTGCAGCGCTACCTCGGCCCCGGGGTGCGCCACATCAACGTGTACGGAGTCGCGGAGGCGACCGTCGACAGCACGTACTTCGACACCACCACTCTGGCCGACGCGCCCGAGCACGCCGAGCGGATCTCGCTGATCGGGCAGCCCTTTCCCGGGACTCGGGTCCACCTGCTCGACCAGGCCGGCAGGCCGGTGCCGACGGGTGAACCGGGCGAGATCTGTCTGGCCGGCCCCGGTCTCGGCCGGGGGTATCTGCACCGCCCCGAGCTGACCGCCGAGCGCTTCCGGCCCACCGAGGTGGACGAGGACGGGCGGATCTACCGCACGGGGGACATCGGGCGGCTGCGGCCGGACGGGCTGCTCGAATACATCGGCCGGTCCTCCCCCGCCGGTCCTCCTGACGCCAAGGAGGTCGCGGCGATGGCCGAGGTCGAGGCGGTCCTGCGCGGTCACCCGTCCGTCCAGGAGAGCGCGGTCGCCAAGGTCGAGACAGCTCCGGGCCGGACCCGGCTGGTGGCCTATGCGGTCGCGGCCGAAGGCGGGACGGCCGATCCCTGGACGCTGCGCTCGTACCTGTCCGAGCAGCTGCCGGAGAGCCTGGTGCCTGAGGCGGTGGTCCCCCTGCAGGCGCTCCCCCGCACCCGCGCGGGCAAGCTGGACCGTCCCGGTCTGCCGCTGCCCGCCCCGCGCGGCCACGGCGAGTCGTTCTCGGGCAAGGCCGCCAGGCCCGGCGGCGCAGAGGCGGGCGGCTACCGGGCCGGGTCCGGTGGCTCGGAGGTTCCGCGGGGGACGCTGTGGGCAGTGCTGACGATCACCTTCGGCGTCCTCGCCTCGGCCCTCACGGAGGTGTTCTGGCGCGGCTCCACGGAGGTCTCCGCGGTGCCGTCGCCATGGGCGGGACTGCTCCGGCTGCTGTACATCTGCGAGTGGCTGAGCTTCGGCGCGGGCATGGCCTTCCTGTTCCTGGGGCGGCGGATCCTCGACCGGCACGCCCGCCCCACCGGTCTGACGAGCCGTACGCTCCTCGCGGTGGCCTGGCTGCTCGGGGCCTGGTGGCCGCAGGACAACTGGTACCGCGTCAGCCGACACGCCGACTGGCCCCGGCAGGTGGCGCTGGTCTACGGCTTCAACGTCACGCTGATCATCGCGGCGGTGGTGGTGGTCCGCTTCCTGGCCTGGCAGCCGCCCCGCTCGGCGGTCACGGAGGGCTGA
- a CDS encoding TetR/AcrR family transcriptional regulator — MGRTSTARERLLEATCELLGTRGYSAVGVAEICARADVRKGSFYHFFDSKQALTLAAVDSHWTTQRTHWNHVLSAADTPPLARLRRLLDDQAEAQRRAKRETDAVHGCLFGNLALELSNQEWVVQSRLAEIFDEQIAMVQLVLAEAAAEGAVAADRAGRVTARAVLAQLEGIVMLAKLGNNPAVLDDLWATVRLLIGC; from the coding sequence ATGGGACGCACCAGCACCGCCCGCGAACGACTTCTCGAGGCCACCTGCGAGCTCCTGGGGACCCGGGGCTACTCGGCCGTCGGCGTGGCCGAGATCTGCGCCCGGGCCGATGTCCGCAAGGGCAGCTTCTACCACTTCTTCGACTCCAAACAGGCGCTCACCCTGGCGGCCGTCGACTCGCACTGGACTACCCAGCGCACGCACTGGAACCACGTCCTCTCAGCCGCCGACACGCCGCCGCTCGCCCGGCTGCGCCGACTCCTGGACGACCAGGCCGAGGCGCAGCGCCGGGCCAAGCGGGAGACCGACGCCGTGCACGGCTGTCTGTTCGGCAACCTGGCACTTGAGCTGAGCAATCAGGAGTGGGTCGTCCAGTCGCGCCTGGCGGAGATCTTCGATGAGCAGATCGCCATGGTGCAGCTGGTGCTCGCCGAGGCGGCCGCCGAGGGCGCCGTCGCGGCGGACCGGGCCGGGCGGGTCACGGCGCGGGCGGTGCTCGCCCAACTGGAGGGCATCGTCATGCTCGCCAAACTCGGCAACAACCCCGCCGTGCTGGACGACCTCTGGGCCACCGTGCGCCTGCTGATCGGCTGCTGA
- a CDS encoding glutathione peroxidase, with product MSLYDIPLRTLSGEPASLADYKGKALLLVNVASKCGLTPQYAGLERLQQRYADRGFSVLGFPCNQFLGQEPGSAEEIQTFCSTTYGVSFPLFEKIDVNGDDRHPLYAELTKAADAEGEAGDVTWNFEKFLISPDGTVAARIRPQIEPEADEVIAAIEAQLPA from the coding sequence GTGAGCCTGTACGACATCCCGCTGCGCACCCTGTCCGGCGAGCCCGCCTCACTCGCCGACTACAAGGGCAAGGCCCTGCTCCTGGTCAACGTGGCCTCGAAATGTGGGCTGACCCCGCAGTACGCGGGCCTGGAGCGCCTGCAGCAGCGCTACGCCGACCGTGGCTTCAGCGTCCTCGGCTTCCCGTGCAACCAGTTCCTGGGCCAGGAGCCGGGCAGTGCCGAGGAGATCCAGACCTTCTGCTCCACCACCTACGGCGTCTCCTTCCCGCTCTTCGAGAAGATCGACGTCAACGGCGACGACCGGCACCCGCTCTACGCCGAGCTGACCAAGGCGGCCGACGCCGAGGGCGAGGCCGGCGATGTGACGTGGAACTTCGAGAAGTTCCTGATCTCGCCGGACGGCACCGTCGCGGCCCGGATCCGCCCGCAGATCGAGCCGGAGGCGGACGAGGTCATCGCGGCCATCGAGGCCCAGCTGCCCGCGTGA